The window TTTGGTAGATCCAGACAAGATTGAGCTTACTAATTTAAATAGACAGCTACCTGCCTTAATTTCGACAATTGGTAAATTCAAAGTAGAGCTTTTAAGAGAAAGAATTAGTGAAATTAATTCCCAAGCTCAAGTAGTGGTACATAAACTAAAGGTGACAGAGAATAATGTGGGAAAGTTTTTCCAAGGAACCCCTGATTATATTTTAGATGCTATTGATCAGGTAAGTGGAAAAGTCGCCATTAAAAAGAGTACGGGTAAAAAGAATCTACCTATTATTTCTGTTTTGGGGATGGGTAATCGTTTAGATCCTACTCAAATAAAAATAGGGAAATTAGGTCAAACTAAAACTTGTCCCCTAGCAAGAATTATGCGGCGGGAATTAAGAAAAAGCGGGGAAAGTTTAGATTTTAATGTCATCTATTCTGAGGAGAAACCATTAAAATCCACTTCTCAAGTAGGGTCGATTTCTTTTGTACCTGCGGTAGCTGGTTTGTTTGCGGCGGCTAAAATAGTAAATGATCTTTTAAGTCACTATAAAAAATTATAGGGAGGGAAAAACGTGGCTAATTTTGTGCAACTTACTGATGATACTTTCAAAAATGAAGTGATGGATGCTAAAGGATTAGTTTTGGTTGATTTTTGGGCTCCATGGTGTGGTCCCTGTAAGATGATGGAACCGATTATTGAAGAATTAGGCAGTTCATATCGCGGTCGGGTTAAAGTAGGTAAGTTAAATGTGGATGAGAATAATAGGACAGCGGGTGATTATGGTATCATGAGTATACCTACTTTAATTTTATTTCAAGATGGGAAGGAAATTAATCGTTTGGTAGGTTTTATTCCTAAAGCGAAAATTGCTAAGGCACTTGATGCCGCTTTATAAATCTGTTGTGGAAAGAAAAAGGGTGATCGAGGGATGGATTTGTTCTCCAATGTTGGTGAAGTGGTTCGTAAAGGAAGGGCTCCTTTAGCTACCAGAATGCGGCCTCATTCTTTGGCTGAAGTAGTGGGGCAAGAGCATTTAATAGGTGCAGGTAAATTATTAAGGAGATCAATTGAGGCTGATCAATTAGGTTCGCTTATATTTTATGGTCCACCGGGAACCGGGAAAACGACGTTGGCTTATGTGATTGCTCGAACAACCAAAGCGAATTTTGTGAGATTAAACGCGGTTATTTCCGGGGTAAATGATTTGCGTAAAGTAATTCAAGAAGCTGAGGAGCAACTAAAGTTTTATCAGCAGAGTACTATCTTGTTTATTGATGAAATACACCGCTTTAATAAGGTACAACAAGATGCTCTCTTGCCCGCGGTGGAAGAAGGAAAATTGGTTCTAATTGGAGCTACCACCGAAAATCCTTATTTTAGTGTAATTTCGGCTTTGCTGTCTCGTTCCCGACTTTTTAGATTAGAACCTTTAACCACTGGGGAAATTATGGTTCTTTTGAAGCGTGCTTTAAAAGATGCCGAAAATGGTTTGGGTAATTACTGTGTGCAAATTAAAGAACAAGCCTTGGAGCATTTTGCTCAAACCGCTCGTGGAGATGCTCGTCAAGCCCTAAATGCTTTGGAATTGGCTGTTTTATCTACAGTGCCTAATGCTCAAGGTATTAGGGATATAAGCTTGTCTGTGGCTGAAGAATCAATTCAGGAAAGGGCCATTATTTATGATCGTACTGGAGATCAGCATTATGATGTAATTTCTGCTTTTATAAAAAGCATGCGGGGTTCTGACCCAGATGCCACTTTACATTATTTGGCCCGGATGTTGGCGGCTGGGGAGGATCCACTTTTTATTGCCCGACGGATTGTAGTTCATGCTGCTGAGGATGTAGGTTTGGCTGATCCATTGGCTTTGGTTGTAGCAGAGGCCGCTGCCCGAGGTGTAGAAAGGGTAGGCTTACCAGAGGGGGAATTGCTTTTGGCTGAGGCTGCCCTTTATTTGGCTCGAGCACCTAAAAGTAATTCGGTTTTGGCTATTAAAGAGGCTTTAAAGGATGTACGTGAGGGGAAATATGGTCAGGTACCAATCCATTTACGTGATACTAGTTATCAAGGAGCCGCGGAACTAGAACATGGTAAAGGATATTTATATCCTCCGGATGATCCTCATGCTGCTCTTCAGCAGGAATATTTACCGGAGGAATTAAAAGGTGTTCAATATTATCGTCCTTCTGGTAAGGGAGTAGAGCAATAAGTAGGTGACTAAATGAAAAACAAAAAAGTGGCCGTGGCAATGAGTGGTGGTGTGGACAGCTCAGTTACCGCGGCTCTTCTTCTAGAAAAGGGTTATCAAGTATTTGGTTTGACTATGCTGCTTAGTGGAGAAAAAAATGAAAAAATAGAATCAGTTACCGCAAAATTGGGGATCCCCTGTTATAGTCTTGATTGGCGTAAAGAATTCGCGGAGAAGGTCATTCAATATTTTGTAGCGGAATATTTAAAAGGTAGAACACCGAATCCGTGTGTAGTTTGTAATCGTGAATTTAAGTTTGGGGCCCTTTTAAAAGAGGCTTTGGCTTTAGGTGCGGACTATTTGGCTACTGGTCATTATGCACGTTCGTCATATTCTCCGGAAAAAGGTAGATATTTATTATTTAAGGCTCGTGATAAGGAAAAAGATCAAGCCTATTTTTTATATAATCTTGCACAAAAACAGTTAGCCCATACTTTATTTCCTCTAGGGAATTTAACTAAAAGTGAGGTGCAAAAAAAGGCCGAACTTTATAATTTATCTGGTAGTGTTCAGCCAGAGAGTCAGGATATTTGTTTTATTACTAATCGAGATTATAGGGAGTTTCTAAGACAAGCTTTGGGTAAAGAGTGTTTTCGGCCTGGAAAAGTTCTCAATGCTCAAGGAAAAGTTGTGGGTGAACATCAAGGTCTGCCTTTTTATACTATCGGTCAACGCAAGGGTTTGGGTTTAAATTTGGGTTATCCTGTCTATGTACGTGCCTTGAATGCAGCGGAAAACACGTTAATTGTGGGAACCCAAAAGGAACTTTTTCAAACTACATTATGGGCAGCGGAAAATAATTTGATTGCTTTTACTAATTTAAAGGTTCCTTTAAATATTGAGGCTCGCACTAGATTGGGTGCTAAGCTTGCCCGTGCAACTTTATTTCCGGAAAGTGATGATCTTTGGAAAGTGGTTTTTGAGGAGCCGCAGTGGGCTATTACTCCGGGGCAGTCTGTAGTTTATTATCAAGGGGAAACTGTCCTGGGGGGTGGAACCATTGAACAGGTGGGTACCTAATATTGACAGTGATCAGGAGGTTAAGTATAATTAAATCGCAAACTTTCTTAAAATTTGAGTGGGGATCATAGGGAGGTTATTTAGGTTGTTAAGTGGTCATGAAATTCGTGAAAAATTTTTAGTTTTTTTTGAAAGCAGAGGACATACTCGTGTGGCTAGTTCTTCTTTAGTACCAGAAGATGATCCCACATTATTATTTACTAATGCGGGAATGAATCAATTTAAGAATGTTTTTTTAGGTTTAGAAAAACGGCCTTATCAAAGAGCGGTAAGTTCTCAAAAATGTGTACGGG is drawn from Clostridia bacterium and contains these coding sequences:
- a CDS encoding tRNA threonylcarbamoyladenosine dehydratase, with protein sequence MLPQFARTQLLIGETGLRRLQESQVLIFGVGGVGSYAVEALARTGVGKFILVDPDKIELTNLNRQLPALISTIGKFKVELLRERISEINSQAQVVVHKLKVTENNVGKFFQGTPDYILDAIDQVSGKVAIKKSTGKKNLPIISVLGMGNRLDPTQIKIGKLGQTKTCPLARIMRRELRKSGESLDFNVIYSEEKPLKSTSQVGSISFVPAVAGLFAAAKIVNDLLSHYKKL
- the mnmA gene encoding tRNA 2-thiouridine(34) synthase MnmA, producing MKNKKVAVAMSGGVDSSVTAALLLEKGYQVFGLTMLLSGEKNEKIESVTAKLGIPCYSLDWRKEFAEKVIQYFVAEYLKGRTPNPCVVCNREFKFGALLKEALALGADYLATGHYARSSYSPEKGRYLLFKARDKEKDQAYFLYNLAQKQLAHTLFPLGNLTKSEVQKKAELYNLSGSVQPESQDICFITNRDYREFLRQALGKECFRPGKVLNAQGKVVGEHQGLPFYTIGQRKGLGLNLGYPVYVRALNAAENTLIVGTQKELFQTTLWAAENNLIAFTNLKVPLNIEARTRLGAKLARATLFPESDDLWKVVFEEPQWAITPGQSVVYYQGETVLGGGTIEQVGT
- the trxA gene encoding thioredoxin; the encoded protein is MANFVQLTDDTFKNEVMDAKGLVLVDFWAPWCGPCKMMEPIIEELGSSYRGRVKVGKLNVDENNRTAGDYGIMSIPTLILFQDGKEINRLVGFIPKAKIAKALDAAL
- a CDS encoding replication-associated recombination protein A, with protein sequence MDLFSNVGEVVRKGRAPLATRMRPHSLAEVVGQEHLIGAGKLLRRSIEADQLGSLIFYGPPGTGKTTLAYVIARTTKANFVRLNAVISGVNDLRKVIQEAEEQLKFYQQSTILFIDEIHRFNKVQQDALLPAVEEGKLVLIGATTENPYFSVISALLSRSRLFRLEPLTTGEIMVLLKRALKDAENGLGNYCVQIKEQALEHFAQTARGDARQALNALELAVLSTVPNAQGIRDISLSVAEESIQERAIIYDRTGDQHYDVISAFIKSMRGSDPDATLHYLARMLAAGEDPLFIARRIVVHAAEDVGLADPLALVVAEAAARGVERVGLPEGELLLAEAALYLARAPKSNSVLAIKEALKDVREGKYGQVPIHLRDTSYQGAAELEHGKGYLYPPDDPHAALQQEYLPEELKGVQYYRPSGKGVEQ